In Desulfomicrobium apsheronum, the following proteins share a genomic window:
- a CDS encoding PAS domain S-box protein — translation MALDPTSRQVSQFHRLQDVEDLLVNAPIGVFSSTPGGRYLYVNLAWARMFGYESPEDVLASITDISSQLYVDPAEREEFKRLLELHGEVVNFESRFKRRDGTMVWVSRTARIVRDAQGQVSHYQGFTTDITARKESEAALQKQKVMLEHLFESSPEAIAIVDNEGCVLQINKSFVNLYGYAWEEALGRQINDLVSQGSYHREAEKYSNRVFKKGEIIETETVRCKKDGTPLDVVLIGYPILFDEHIIGAYAIYRDITDRKRTEESLLESEARFKALHNASFGGITIHDKGIILDCNQGLSDITGYRVDELIGMDGLKLIAERSRALVMGNILAGHEEPYDAYGLRKNGEEYPLRLEARNIPYKGKSVRTVEFRDDTARKQAEMELIKAKDAAETANKAKSEFLANMSHEIRTPLNGIMGLMQLLQTTRLDDEQREFVSMAISSSDRLARLLTDLLDISKIEAGKMEVVEEDFSLRELCDSVTELFAVNAAEKNVSLEYVIDPALPPVLVGGVARLRQILFNLVGNSLKFTDQGRVRLEMVPLSSLRDGEQRLLFSVYDTGIGIPEDKLEYLFKPFAQVEGSYTRKYQGAGLGLAIVRRLVELMRGHIYLESVLGEGTEVHVVLPLRPMNRGACAKVRVEPPEKVLTGLHVLLVEDDLSNQITTRKLLEKSGHAVTLAENGSQALERLRETDFDIVFMDIQMPVMGGLEATRVIRGAPELASRKDIPIVALTAYAMAGDREKFLDSGMDDYLCKPFSRENLDGMIDKHARLDALQSWEKP, via the coding sequence CTGGTGAACGCACCCATCGGTGTGTTCTCGTCCACTCCAGGCGGCCGCTATCTCTACGTAAATCTGGCCTGGGCCAGGATGTTCGGGTACGAATCGCCCGAGGATGTCCTGGCCTCGATTACCGACATCTCCTCGCAACTTTACGTCGACCCGGCCGAAAGGGAGGAGTTCAAGCGCCTGCTTGAGCTTCATGGCGAAGTCGTCAATTTTGAAAGCAGGTTCAAGCGGCGCGACGGGACCATGGTCTGGGTATCCAGAACCGCCAGGATCGTGCGCGACGCCCAAGGCCAAGTCTCCCATTATCAAGGGTTCACCACGGACATCACCGCGCGCAAGGAATCGGAAGCGGCCCTGCAAAAGCAAAAGGTGATGCTGGAGCATCTGTTCGAGAGTTCTCCGGAGGCCATCGCCATTGTCGATAACGAGGGCTGCGTTCTGCAGATCAACAAATCCTTCGTCAATTTGTACGGTTACGCATGGGAAGAGGCTCTGGGCAGGCAGATAAACGATCTGGTTTCCCAGGGGAGCTATCATCGCGAAGCGGAAAAATATTCGAATCGTGTTTTCAAAAAAGGTGAAATCATCGAGACGGAAACGGTGCGCTGCAAAAAAGACGGCACCCCCCTCGATGTCGTCCTCATAGGCTACCCCATTCTTTTCGATGAACACATCATCGGCGCCTACGCCATCTACCGCGACATCACGGACCGGAAACGCACCGAAGAGTCGCTCCTTGAGAGCGAGGCGCGCTTCAAGGCTCTGCACAATGCCTCTTTCGGAGGCATAACAATCCACGACAAAGGCATCATTCTCGATTGCAATCAGGGGTTGTCCGACATCACCGGTTATCGCGTGGACGAACTGATCGGCATGGACGGTCTCAAGCTTATCGCCGAGAGGTCACGGGCGCTGGTCATGGGGAATATCCTGGCCGGTCATGAAGAGCCTTACGACGCATACGGTCTGCGTAAAAACGGCGAGGAATATCCGTTGCGTCTTGAGGCTAGAAACATTCCCTACAAGGGAAAATCGGTCCGCACCGTCGAGTTCAGGGACGATACGGCCCGTAAACAGGCCGAGATGGAACTGATCAAGGCCAAGGATGCCGCCGAAACCGCGAACAAGGCCAAGAGCGAATTTCTGGCCAACATGAGCCATGAGATCCGTACTCCGCTCAACGGCATCATGGGACTCATGCAGCTTCTGCAGACCACGCGCCTGGACGACGAGCAGCGTGAGTTCGTTTCCATGGCCATCAGCTCCTCGGACCGCCTGGCCCGATTGCTGACCGATCTGCTCGACATCTCCAAGATCGAGGCGGGCAAGATGGAGGTCGTCGAAGAGGATTTCAGCCTGCGCGAGCTGTGTGATTCCGTGACCGAACTTTTCGCCGTCAACGCCGCCGAGAAAAACGTTTCGCTAGAGTATGTCATCGATCCCGCGCTGCCGCCGGTGCTGGTCGGCGGCGTGGCCAGACTGCGCCAGATTCTTTTCAATCTGGTCGGCAACTCCCTGAAATTCACCGATCAGGGCCGGGTCCGGCTGGAGATGGTCCCGCTTTCTTCCTTGCGGGATGGCGAGCAACGACTTCTTTTTTCCGTTTACGATACCGGAATAGGCATCCCGGAGGACAAGCTCGAATATCTGTTCAAGCCTTTCGCCCAGGTCGAAGGCTCCTACACCCGCAAGTATCAGGGCGCGGGGCTGGGGCTGGCCATCGTGCGCAGGCTGGTCGAGCTCATGCGTGGACACATTTATCTGGAAAGCGTTCTCGGCGAGGGCACCGAGGTGCATGTGGTCCTTCCGCTCAGGCCCATGAACAGGGGCGCCTGCGCAAAGGTGCGCGTTGAACCGCCCGAAAAAGTCTTGACGGGTTTGCATGTACTGTTGGTGGAAGACGATTTGTCCAACCAGATCACGACCCGCAAATTGCTGGAAAAGTCAGGGCATGCGGTGACACTGGCCGAAAATGGCAGCCAGGCTCTGGAGCGCCTGCGCGAGACGGACTTCGACATTGTCTTCATGGACATCCAGATGCCCGTCATGGGCGGCCTTGAAGCCACCCGGGTCATTCGTGGGGCGCCTGAACTGGCCTCGCGCAAGGACATCCCCATCGTCGCCCTGACCGCCTACGCCATGGCCGGTGACAGGGAGAAGTTTCTTGATTCGGGCATGGACGATTATCTCTGCAAACCTTTCAGCCGGGAGAATCTGGATGGGATGATCGACAAACATGCTCGCCTGGACGCGTTGCAATCCTGGGAAAAACCTTAG
- a CDS encoding CheR family methyltransferase yields MPRKYTGKPKMPASTNSSASRSMIRPSLYVAVILSGSGSDGMRGVRAIKEFGGMVMVQSESTAKFDSMPRASISTGLVDFILPPEEMPDRLLSYAKHPFVIKAERSETVISDEDALTRIFAILRDKFKADFTYYKPSTVTRRIERRMSINRIDEIRDYVAFMQNYPGEAGTLFREFLIGVTRFFRDREVFDLLKANWLPEILDRASGKESRFWIAGCSTGEEAYTLAILAKEYMLQSGINRDLKIFATDIDRDAVLFAANGVYPDSIAADVPQELLNKYFYRKQDSYQISRNIREMVVFAQHNLIKDPPFTNIDLISCRNLLIYLQPVLQRKVLEFFNFSLNAQGVLLLGTSETIGEMGDCFESLDHKYKIYRTKGRFKHSLDARDLPLAPNSTYRELESRFPVARRDIHVGDERILERFLEALSADNFPLAVVVNEQMEVLHIFGDTQGYFKLPSGKLSRDISKMAAKDLAIPLSTGIQKVFRKNEALRFSNIKLRDMDALKIVDLRILPLPRKKGQEPLVAVFLEEVARPDILDKTQAIQAYDLSLEAEQRIIDLEQELQFTRENLQATVEELETANEELQATNEELLASNEELQSTNEELQSTNEELYSVNSEYQSKIVELSELHNDVDNLLNVSQIGQLLLDENMEIRRFSPKVADVFKVLGSDVGRSLSDISHQLENIDPVRIIEMVHKAGKMAEHEVRAKDGRWYLMRVIPYSVGPKVFSGTLVSFVNITRSKFGEEALRASEEEFRALFETLPLGVVYHEADGTIISANNAAAHILGLSLDQIMCKTTMDPRWKMIREDGSSVSGKHHPAMIALRTGHKEGPVVRGVFHPGKNAYIWLSITAIPLFQSGAIMPTQVYATFEDITEKRQTEQDYQALFQEMFNGFSLHEIINDENGKPVDYRFLAVNPAFERMTGLKGEEILGKTVLEVMPDTEKFWIESFGEVALSGKPVRFEEHSSQLGKRFQVTAFRPAHNQFACVFAEVTDGDGIEKTVHPEDRDS; encoded by the coding sequence ATGCCCAGAAAATATACCGGCAAGCCGAAAATGCCCGCATCGACCAATTCTTCTGCTTCCCGATCCATGATCAGGCCGTCGCTGTATGTGGCGGTCATCCTCTCGGGATCGGGCAGCGACGGCATGCGCGGAGTCCGGGCCATCAAGGAATTCGGCGGCATGGTCATGGTCCAGAGCGAAAGCACGGCAAAATTCGACAGCATGCCCCGGGCTTCCATCTCCACGGGCCTTGTGGACTTCATCCTGCCGCCCGAGGAGATGCCCGACAGATTGCTTTCCTACGCCAAGCATCCCTTTGTCATAAAAGCCGAACGCTCGGAGACCGTCATCAGCGACGAGGACGCGCTGACCCGCATCTTCGCCATCCTGCGCGACAAGTTCAAGGCCGATTTCACCTACTACAAGCCCAGCACCGTGACCCGGCGCATCGAACGCCGCATGTCCATCAACCGCATCGACGAGATCCGCGATTACGTGGCCTTCATGCAGAATTATCCCGGCGAAGCGGGTACGCTGTTCCGCGAATTTCTGATCGGCGTGACCAGATTCTTTCGCGACCGCGAGGTATTCGATCTGCTCAAGGCGAACTGGCTGCCCGAGATCCTGGACCGCGCCTCCGGAAAAGAGAGTCGGTTCTGGATCGCCGGATGTTCCACGGGCGAAGAGGCCTACACCCTGGCCATCCTGGCCAAGGAGTACATGCTGCAATCGGGAATCAACCGCGACCTGAAAATCTTCGCCACGGACATCGACCGCGACGCCGTCCTGTTCGCCGCCAACGGCGTCTACCCCGACAGCATCGCCGCCGATGTGCCCCAGGAGTTGCTGAACAAGTATTTCTACCGCAAGCAGGACAGCTACCAGATCTCGCGCAACATCCGCGAGATGGTCGTCTTTGCGCAGCACAACCTGATAAAAGATCCGCCGTTCACCAATATCGACCTCATTTCCTGTCGCAACCTGCTCATCTATCTCCAGCCTGTCTTGCAGCGCAAGGTGCTTGAGTTTTTCAATTTTTCGCTCAACGCTCAGGGCGTTCTGCTGCTCGGCACCAGCGAGACAATAGGCGAAATGGGCGATTGTTTCGAGAGTCTCGATCACAAATACAAGATCTACCGCACCAAGGGGCGCTTCAAACACAGCCTCGATGCCCGGGATCTGCCCCTGGCCCCGAATTCGACCTACCGGGAGCTGGAAAGCCGTTTTCCGGTGGCGCGCAGGGATATTCACGTCGGCGACGAGCGCATTCTGGAGCGATTCCTGGAAGCCCTGAGCGCCGACAATTTTCCGCTGGCCGTGGTCGTCAACGAACAGATGGAAGTGCTGCACATCTTCGGAGATACACAAGGGTATTTCAAGCTGCCTTCGGGCAAGCTTTCGCGGGACATTTCCAAGATGGCGGCCAAGGATCTGGCCATTCCCCTTTCCACCGGCATTCAGAAGGTTTTTCGCAAGAACGAGGCGCTTCGTTTTTCCAACATAAAGTTGCGCGACATGGATGCGCTCAAGATCGTGGACCTGCGAATTTTGCCCCTGCCCCGGAAAAAAGGCCAGGAGCCCCTGGTGGCAGTCTTTTTGGAAGAGGTCGCAAGACCCGACATTCTGGACAAGACCCAGGCCATCCAGGCCTACGACCTGTCTCTTGAGGCCGAGCAGCGGATCATCGATCTGGAGCAGGAGTTGCAGTTCACCCGCGAGAATCTGCAAGCCACGGTGGAAGAGCTGGAAACCGCCAACGAGGAATTGCAGGCCACCAACGAAGAGTTGCTGGCCAGCAACGAGGAACTGCAATCGACCAACGAGGAACTGCAATCCACCAACGAGGAGCTTTACTCGGTCAATTCCGAATATCAGTCCAAGATCGTGGAACTGAGCGAGCTGCACAATGACGTGGACAACCTTCTGAACGTCAGCCAGATCGGGCAACTTCTACTGGACGAGAACATGGAGATCAGGCGCTTTTCGCCCAAAGTCGCCGATGTGTTCAAGGTGCTCGGCTCGGATGTGGGGCGGTCCCTGTCGGACATTTCGCACCAGCTGGAAAATATAGATCCGGTCCGGATCATCGAGATGGTGCACAAGGCAGGCAAAATGGCCGAGCACGAGGTCCGCGCCAAGGATGGCCGCTGGTATCTGATGCGAGTAATTCCTTACTCCGTGGGCCCGAAGGTTTTCTCCGGCACGCTGGTTTCCTTCGTGAACATCACCCGCAGCAAATTCGGGGAAGAAGCCCTGCGCGCGAGCGAGGAAGAATTCCGGGCCCTCTTTGAAACCCTTCCGCTTGGCGTGGTCTACCATGAAGCCGATGGCACCATCATCTCCGCCAACAATGCGGCGGCTCACATACTTGGTCTCTCCCTGGACCAGATAATGTGCAAGACAACCATGGATCCGCGTTGGAAGATGATCCGCGAGGACGGCTCCAGCGTGTCCGGAAAGCACCATCCGGCCATGATCGCCCTGCGCACCGGACACAAGGAAGGGCCGGTGGTGCGCGGGGTTTTTCACCCTGGGAAGAACGCTTACATCTGGCTCTCCATAACCGCTATCCCCTTGTTCCAATCCGGGGCGATCATGCCTACGCAGGTCTATGCGACATTCGAGGACATAACCGAGAAACGTCAGACCGAGCAGGACTATCAGGCCCTTTTCCAGGAAATGTTCAACGGATTTTCGTTGCACGAGATCATTAACGATGAAAACGGCAAGCCCGTTGATTATCGCTTCCTGGCCGTCAATCCGGCTTTCGAAAGGATGACGGGCCTCAAAGGCGAAGAGATCCTGGGCAAGACGGTTCTTGAAGTCATGCCGGACACGGAAAAGTTCTGGATCGAATCTTTTGGAGAGGTGGCGTTGAGCGGCAAGCCCGTCAGGTTTGAAGAACATTCCTCGCAACTCGGCAAGAGATTCCAGGTCACCGCCTTCAGGCCGGCGCACAATCAGTTCGCCTGTGTTTTTGCCGAGGTCACGGATGGTGATGGGATCGAAAAAACAGTTCATCCAGAAGACAGGGACTCTTGA